A single genomic interval of Coccidioides posadasii str. Silveira chromosome 1, complete sequence harbors:
- the SAC6 gene encoding Fimbrin, actin-bundling protein (BUSCO:78289at4751~EggNog:ENOG410PGNK~COG:Z~BUSCO:3541at33183) — protein sequence MNIFKLQKKYPQFQQNEIFALQDAFQRLDVDDKGYLDEATVIKATQQSERQPYDVVRSALKEVELDSSRRVELEDYVDLISKVRNASATAPPGSGSPARGHASKGSIGGKIHVQGSSANVTHTINEDERTEFTRHINAVLAGDPDIGHLLPFPTDTFEMFDECKDGLVLAKLINDSVPDTIDERVLNRPGKKNKQLNAFHMTENNNIVINSAKGIGCSVVNIGSGDIIEVREHLILGLIWQVIRRGLLGKIDIKLHPELYRLLEEDETLEQFLRLPPEQILLRWFNYHLKNANWDRRVANFSSDVKDGANYTVLLNQLAPDLCSRKPLQTPDLLQRAEQVLQNAELLQCRKFLTPTSLVAGNPKLNLAFVANLFNNHPGLDPITEEDKFEVEDFDAEGEREARVFTLWLNSLDVQPAVNSLFDDLRDGTILLQAYDKVIPGSVNWRHVNKPPAHGGEMMKFKAVENTNYAIELGKQNRFSLVGIQGADITDGQRTLTLGLVWQLMRKDITNTLSSLAKRMGKREITDGEMIQWANEMSRKGGKSSSIRSFKDQAIGSGVFLLDVLNGMKSSYVDYELVTAGRTDDESYANAKLAISIARKMGATIWLVPEDICQVRPRLITTFIGSLMATFEKM from the exons ATGAATATTTTCAAATTACAAAA GAAGTACCCCCAGTTTCAACAGAATGAAATCTTCGCCCTCCAAGACGCATTCCAGCGATTAGACGTCGATGACAAAGGTTATCTTGATGAGGCGACTGTGATTAAGGCGACTCAACAGTCGGAAAGGCAACCTTACGATGTCGTGCGATCGGCGTTGAAAGAGGTGGAGCTCGATAGTTCACGCCGTGTTGAACTGGAGGATTACGTTGAT CTTATATCAAAAGTCCGCAATGCCAGCGCTACTGCACCCCCCGGATCTGGCTCGCCGGCCCGTGGGCACGCCTCTAAAGGCAGTATCGGCGGCAAGATTCACGTTCAGGGTTCATCGGCGAATGTTACGCATACAATCAACGAAGATGAGAGAACGGAGTTCACGAGACACATCAATGCTGTGCTTGCCGGAGATCCGGATATTGGCCACCTCCTACCATTTCCGACGGATACTTTCGAAATGTTCGATGAATGCAAGGATGGATTAGTACTTGCCAAACTTATCAATGACAGCGTTCCGGATACCATCGATGAGCGTGTTTTGAACAGGCCGGGGAAGAAAAACAAGCAACTTAACGCGTTCCACATGACTGAAAACAATAATATCGTTATCAACTCCGCAAAGGGCATTGGCTGTTCGGTTGTTAACATCGGAAGCGGCGACATTATTGAAGTCCGAGAACATCTCATTCTCGGCCTAATTTGGCAAGTTATTCGTAGGGGTCTTTTGGGGAAAATCGATATTAAATTGCACCCCGAGCTTTACAGACTTCTTGAAGAAGACGAGACCTTAGAGCAATTTCTTCGACTTCCACCAGAACAAATTTTGCTTCGCTGGTTCAACTATCACTTGAAGAATGCAAATTGGGATAGAAG AGTTGCAAACTTTTCTAGCGATGTGAAGGATGGCGCCAATTACACAGTCCTTCTTAATCAATTAGCCCCGGATCTTTGCTCACGCAAACCTCTCCAGACTCCGGACTTACTCCAGCGCGCCGAACAGGTCCTCCAGAACGCGGAATTACTCCAGTGTCGCAAGTTCCTAACGCCAACCTCACTCGTGGCAGGAAATCCAAAGCTCAACCTAGCCTTCGTGGCGAACTTGTTTAATAACCATCCTGGTCTCGACCCGATCACCGAGGAAGATAAGTTTGAAGTGGAAGATTTTGATGCTGAAGGCGAACGTGAAGCTCGCGTCTTTACGCTTTGGCTCAACTCTTTGGATGTTCAGCCCGCCGTTAACTCCCTCTTCGATGATCTTAGGGATGGAACCATTCTTCTTCAAGCCTACGACAAAGTTATTCCAGGCAGTGTAAACTGGAGACACGTTAATAAGCCACCGGCGCATGGTGGTGAGATGATGAAATTTAAAGCTGTGGAGAACACAAACTATGCCATTGAACTTGGGAAACAAAATCGCTTTTCACTCGTCGGTATTCAGGGAGCAGACATCACTGATGGACAGCGAACCCTGACACTCGGTCTAGTGTGGCAACTTATGAGGAAGGATATCACCAATACCTTGTCCTCCCTTGCCAAGCGCATGGGCAAGCGTGAAATCACAGACGGAGAGATGATCCAATGGGCTAATGAGATGTCCCGGAAAGGAGGCAAAAGCTCATCCATTCGAAGCTTCAAGGACCAGGCAATTGGTAGCGGTGTATTCCTTCTTGACGTTTTGAACGGCATGAAAAGTAGCTATGTGGACTATGAGCTTGTTACCGCTGGACGAACCGATGATGAATCTTATGCAAATGCAAAACTCGCCATTAGTATTGCGAGGAAAATGGGCGCTACAATCTGGCTGGTTCCTGAAGATATTTGTCAGGTTAGACCACGCTTGATCACGACTTTCATTG GTTCGTTGATGGCTACCTTTGAAAAGATGTAA
- a CDS encoding uncharacterized protein (EggNog:ENOG410PGSZ~COG:E~BUSCO:359at33183): MAARQGNGIRIAIDRGGTFTDCVGNPGTGRMEDDIIIKLLSEDPSNYSDAPLEGIRRLLSKFEGREIPRGEPIDTSGIESIRMGTTVATNALLERKGERMALVVTKGFKDCLRIGNQSRPKIFDLAIRRPDVLYEKVVEIDERVTLEDYAEDPTRYVTSTSPRDQTPAGAKIVRGLSSEAVRILQTPSEDAVRNQLQGLYDEGFRSIAVCLMHGYTFPDHEALVGRVARDIGFSHISLSHELMPMIKLIPRATSACADAYLTPTIKKYISSFQAGFQGGLGVKSVKNSSASDAARCEFMQSDGGLVDVCEFSGLRAILSGPAGGVVGYALTSYDPKTNIPVIGFDMGGTSTDVSRYGSGRYEHVFETTTAGVTIQSPQLDINTVAAGGGSRLFYRNGLFMVGPESAGAHPGPACYRKGGPLTVTDANLFLGRLLPDFFPKIFGKSENESLDEDVSSRLFEEITAEINAELPGDRKMTPDEVAYGFIKVANETMARPIRSLTEAKGHDASKHRLATFGGAGGQHAVAIATSLGIKQVLVHRYSSVLSAYGMALADVVDESQVPESKVWSNDETVRKELKEKMDKLKKKAVERLKDQGFKDESIVFEEYLNMRYRGTESALMIINPSSQDAKGNDDWAYGSAFVQQHEQEFGFTLPDRDIIVDDVRVRAIGRSFDDLGKSVDEQLKEFSPNDVDSSKRYGTRQVYFEGGRRDTPIFKLETLEVNDRVHGPAILADGTQTLVITPGATALILRTHVVINIGSSEESDSKPSVKGVDPILLSVFSHRFMAIAEQMGRALQKTSVSTNVKERLDYSCALFDSDGGLVANAPHLPVHLGSMSTCVRTQANIWKGKLKPGDVIVSNHPEFGGTHLPDITVITPAFNGDDIIFYVASRAHHADIGGILPGSMPPHSRELYQEGAAIKSEKLVSEGKFNEERITELLYHEPAQYPGCSGTRCLADNLNDLKAQVAANQRGIGLISALIEDYGEEVVQFYMRSIQKNAELSVRNLLKTVSKRFEGADLTAVDYMDDGSPIQLKISIDAENGRATFDFEGTGPEVYGNINAPEAVTYSAIIYCLRCLISEDIPLNQGCLKPIEVKIPKNSFLSPSEKAAVVGGNVLTSQRVTDVILKCFQACAASQGDTNNLTFGFGGNLNGGTATKGFGYYETIAGGSGAGPDWEGTSGVHTHMTNTRITDAEVFERRYPVLLREFSIRPGSGGEGQHRGGDGVIRDIEFRIPVQVSILSERRVYHPYGLNGGEDAQCGQNIWVRKVPRKDCPETWEERHVNLGAKNTAQMKPGERIIVNTPGGGGWGTPGSQKTIRREQDPRHAWKGGSWASRTETQETSM, encoded by the exons ATGGCTGCAAGACAAGGGAATGGAATCCGCATCGCAATCGAC CGAGGTGGTACCTTCACCGACTGCGTGGGCAACCCCGGCACGGGGAGGATGGAGGACGATATCATCATCAAGCTTCTATCCGAGGATCCTTCCAACTATTCCGATGCACCGCTCGAAGGCATTCGCCGCCTGCTCTCGAAGTTCGAGGGCCGGGAAATACCCCGTGGGGAGCCTATCGATACATCCGGTATCGAGAGCATCCGAATGGGCACCACCGTGGCCACGAATGCCCTTCTGGAGAGAAAAGGTGAGCGCATGGCCCTTGTCGTGACAAAGGGTTTCAAGGACTGTCTTCGAATCGGCAATCAGTCGCGGCCCAAGATCTTCGACCTCGCCATCCGTCGACCGGATGTTCTCTATGAGAAGGTGGTCGAGATCGATGAAAGAGTTACCCTAGAAGACTACGCAGAGGATCCCACACGATACGTCACCTCGACCTCTCCGCGGGATCAGACTCCCGCCGGGGCCAAGATCGTGCGGGGATTGTCCTCAGAGGCTGTTAGAATTCTACAAACGCCCTCGGAAGACGCAGTGAGAAATCAGCTGCAAGGCCTTTACGACGAGGGCTTTCGAAGCATTGCTGTATGTTTGATGCACGGATACACATTCCCAGATCACGAGGCCCTTGTTGGGAGAGTTGCCAGGGATATTGGTTTCAGTCATATCAGTTTGAGTCACGAACTGATGCCAATGATCAAATTAATTCCTCGAGCCACGTCTGCTTGTGCTGATGCTTATTTAACGCCAACGATTAAGAAATATATCTCAAGTTTCCAGGCGGGCTTCCAGGGTGGCCTGGGTGTCAAGAGTGTCAAGAACTCCTCCGCGAGCGATGCAGCCCGCTGTGAGTTTATGCAATCGGATGGTGGACTGGTGGACGTTTGCGAATTCTCCGGGCTACGTGCCATCCTATCAGGCCCGGCCGGCGGAGTAGTGGGATACGCTCTGACAAGCTATGACCCAAAAACCAATATCCCCGTGATCGGGTTCGACATGGGCGGCACAAGTACCGACGTCAGCAGGTATGGGTCTGGGAGATATGAACATGTCTTTGAAACCACCACTGCCGGCGTGACGATACAGTCCCCCCAGTTGGACATCAACACCGTAGCTGCCGGAGGAGGCTCACGTCTATTTTATCGCAATGGACTATTCATGGTCGGCCCAGAGTCAGCAGGCGCGCATCCGGGCCCTGCTTGCTACAGGAAAGGAGGGCCTCTAACGGTCACCGATGCAAATCTATTTCTAGGAAGATTGTTACCAGATTTTTTTCCTAAAATATTTGGCaagagtgaaaatgaaagcCTTGATGAAGACGTGAGCTCACGCCTATTTGAGGAAATCACTGCTGAAATCAACGCAGAACTCCCTGGAGATAGGAAAATGACCCCCGATGAGGTTGCTTATGGCTTCATTAAAGTTGCGAATGAGACGATGGCCCGACCAATTCGCTCGCTCACAGAGGCGAAGGGCCACGATGCTTCCAAGCATCGCCTTGCGACTTTTGGAGGTGCGGGTGGCCAACATGCCGTTGCCATTGCAACTAGTCTTGGTATAAAGCAGGTCCTGGTGCACCGTTATTCTTCCGTCCTTTCGGCGTACGGCATGGCTTTGGCCGATGTGGTGGATGAGAGTCAAGTTCCAGAGTCAAAAGTATGGTCCAACGATGAGACTGTGCGAaaagagctcaaagagaagatGGACAAACTGAAAAAGAAGGCAGTCGAGAGACTAAAGGATCAAGGGTTCAAAGACGAGTCGATCGTGTTTGAAGAATACCTAAATATGCGATACAGAGGAACGGAGTCCGCCTTGATGATCATCAATCCAAGCTCACAGGATGCAAAAGGAAATGATGATTGGGCCTATGGGAGCGCATTCGTTCAACAACATGAACAAGAATTCGGATTTACCCTTCCAGATCGTGATATCATTGTAGACGATGTCCGTGTTAGAGCTATTGGTAGAAGTTTTGATGACCTTGGAAAGAGTGTGGACGAACAGTTGAAGGAGTTCAGTCCGAACGACGTAGATTCCTCTAAGAGATACGGCACCAGACAGGTGTATTTCGAAGGCGGACGACGTGATACCCCCATTTTCAAGCTTGAAACCCTGGAAGTGAATGATCGCGTTCACGGACCTGCTATCCTTGCAGATGGGACACAAACTTTGGTGATCACCCCCGGAGCCACTGCTTTGATTCTCAGGACCCATGTTGTCATTAACATTGGTTCCTCCGAGGAATCGGACTCCAAACCAAGTGTGAAAGGCGTGGATCCGATCCTCTTGAGCGTCTTCTCCCACCGATTTATGGCAATTGCAGAGCAGATGGGTAGAGCGCTGCAAAAAACAAGCGTCAGCACAAATGTTAAAGAAAGGTTAGACTATTCTTGTGCTTTGTTTGATTCTGATGGAGGGCTTGTTGCGAATGCGCCGCATCTGCCTGTGCATCTTGGAAGTATGTCCACTTGTGTTCGGACACAAGCGAATATCTGGAAGGGAAAATTGAAGCCCGGCGATGTGATTGTCTCCAATCACCCTGAATTCGGAGGGACCCATCTTCCTGATATTACAGTAATCACACCTGCGTTCAATGGGGATGATATCATTTTTTATGTTGCCTCAAGGGCCCATCACG CGGATATTGGAGGTATCCTTCCAGGCTCAATGCCGCCACATTCCCGGGAGTTATACCAAGAGGGTGCAGCAATCAAATCCGAGAAATTGGTGTCTGAAGGGAAATTCAACGAAGAGCGCATCACAGAACTCCTATATCATGAACCAGCACAATACCCGGGCTGTAGCGGCACAAGGTGCCTTGCAGACAATCTGAATGACCTAAAGGCTCAAGTTGCTGCAAATCAGAGGGGCATCGGTCTGATATCAGCATTGATTGAGGATTATGGGGAGGAGGTGGTTCAGTTTTATATGAGAAGCATTCaaaagaatgcagagctcaGCGTTCGTAACTTGCTGAAAACggtcagcaagagatttgaaGGAGCTGACCTGACGGCCGTCGACTACATGGACGATGGAAGTCCCATTCAACTCAAGATCTCTATTGATGCCGAAAACGGTCGAGCAACTTTTGATTTTGAGGGCACCGGTCCAGAAGTCTATG GGAACATCAATGCTCCTGAAGCGGTCACCTACTCCGCTATTATATACTGCCTGAGATGTCTTATCTCGGAGGATATTCCTCTCAACCAAGGCTGCTTGAAACCGATCGAGGTCAAGATACCGAAGAATTCGTTCCTTTCACCTTCCGAAAAGGCCGCAGTTGTTGGAGGCAACGTATTAACG AGCCAGCGAGTGACGGACGTTATTCTGAAATGTTTCCAGGCCTGCGCCGCATCACAGGGAGACACAAACAACCTGACGTTCGGCTTCGGAGGCAATCTCAACGGCGGAACAGCCACCAAGGGATTCGGTTATTATGAAACGATTGCCGGCGGCAGCGGCGCCGGTCCGGACTGGGAAGGCACATCGGGCGTGCACACCCACATGACGAACACTCGCATCACGGATGCCGAGGTCTTCGAGCGCCGATACCCCGTCCTGCTCCGGGAATTTAGCATAAGACCGGGGTCCGGGGGGGAAGGCCAGCACCGCGGCGGTGATGGAGTAATCCGAGACATCGAGTTCAGAATCCCGGTTCAGGTGTCCATCCTTTCGGAGCGTAGGGTTTATCATCCTTATGGCCTCAACGGAGGTGAGGACGCTCAATGTGGGCAAAATATCTGGGTTCGTAAAGTTCCCAGGAAGGACTGTCCTGAAACTTGGGAAGAAAGACATGTAAATTTGGGCGCGAAGAACACTGCACAAATGAAACCAGGCGAAAGAATCATTGTCAACACGCCTGGAGGTGGTGGGTGGGGAACGCCTGGATCTCAAAAAACGATCCGGAGGGAACAAGATCCTCGACATGCATGGAAGGGAGGATCATGGGCAAGCCGTACTGAAACACAGGAAACCAGCATGTGA
- a CDS encoding uncharacterized protein (EggNog:ENOG410PPD0~COG:S~BUSCO:12649at33183) has product MAPLDPVAQYGFTAVEASALKLLASLPCPSSPAPFVAISETPIPDTPVAKRVQVYAKRNLPEPTFNHSLRVYHYGLAIKKYRFPEWKFTDETYFLACVLHDIGTTEENLQNTRMSFEFYGSLLALDVLQTSDGEDGAVAPREQAESVAEAIIRHQDLCEVGKITAVGQLIQLATIFDNTGTYSDLVSPSTIEDVTRNFPRLGWSNCFAATIRRENSLKPWGHTTALGVDEFPSKVLGNKLMAPFE; this is encoded by the exons ATGGCTCCTTTAGATCCCGTAGCGCAGTACGGCTTCACTGCCGTTGAAGCATCGGCGTTGAAGCTTCTTGCTTCACTTCCTTGTCCCTCCTCTCCAGCGCCATTTGTCGCCATTTCCGAGACGCCTATTCCGGACACCCCCGTAGCGAAACGTGTACAGGTGTACGCCAAACGCAATCTGCCAGAACCGACATTCAACCACTCCCTGCGAGTGTATCACTACGGCCTGGCGATAAAGAAATATCGATTTCCAGAATGGAAGTTCACGGATGAAACGTACTTCCTAGCCTGCGTTCTACATGACATCGGCACCACGGAGGAGAATCTGCAGAATACAAGGATGAGCTTTGAGTTTTACGGAAGCCTACTGGCGTTGGACGTTTTGCAGACGAGTGACGGGGAAGATGGCGCTGTGGCGCCAAGGGAGCAAGCAGAGAGTGTGGCGGAAGCGATCATTAGGCACCAGGATTTATGTGAGGTTGGTAAGATAACTGCCGTGGGACAATTGATTCAATTGGCGACGATCTTTG ATAACACTGGTACATATTCTGACCTCGTGAGTCCATCCACCATCGAGGATGTAACGCGGAATTTCCCGCGTCTTGGGTGGAGCAACTGCTTTGCTGCGACGATTCGCCGGGAAAACAGCTTGAAGCCGTGGGGGCATACCACGGCTTTAGGGGTGGATGAATTCCCTTCCAAGGTGCTGGGAAATAAGCTCATGGCGCCTTTTGAGTAA
- a CDS encoding uncharacterized protein (EggNog:ENOG410PSR9~COG:V) yields the protein MDTPRDADLCAIAAIPGLYISDRFGARSQFLLRSHNIKYVLSATCEQDIPRWDETTLTKISTMHLDIDDHPMQDILCYLKQACDWIHAALEEKPDGTDSQKPVGVLVHCVQGISRSGAIVVAYLMRYHSLSYSDALSVARKHRPLIAPNPGFEQQLRLWELCNYDVYAAGSDILRPEYEFWKAQCRKAFQGPEAGSKKVIHETMNNIEAEMMKWAR from the exons ATGGATACCCCGAGGGACGCGGATTTATGTGCGATTGCGGCGATCCCAGGTCTCTATATTTCGGA CCGCTTTGGAGCACGTTCACAGTTTCTCCTCAGGTCCCACAATATAAAATACGTACTTTCCGCGACTTGTGAGCAAGACATACCACGTTGGGACGAAACTACTCTGACAAAGATCTCGACAATGCACCTTGACATCGATGATCATCCCATGCAGGACATTCTCTGCTATCTTAAGCAAGCATGCGACTGGATTCATGCCGCTCTCGAAGAAAAGCCGGACGGGACGGATTCCCAGAAGCCTGTCGGGGTGCTGGTCCATTGCGTTCAGGGAATATCACGGTCCGGTGCAATCGTTGTGGCATACT TGATGAGATACCACTCTCTTTCCTATTCGGATGCACTCTCGGTGGCCCGGAAGCACCGACCGCTCATAGCACCAAATCCGGGCTTTGAACAGCAACTTCGTCTTTGGGAGCTTTGCAACTATGACGTTTATGCGGCCGGGTCAGATATATTACGGCCAGAATATGAGTTTTGGAAAGCCCAGTGTAGAAAAGCATTTCAAGGCCCAGAAGCAGGATCGAAGAAGGTCATCCATGAGACGATGAACAACATTGAAGCTGAAATGATGAAATGGGCACGATGA
- a CDS encoding uncharacterized protein (EggNog:ENOG410PRGF~COG:O~BUSCO:15018at33183) codes for MPMELRKRKAPAEPKDARATKKKADTKASAPKARESKAKAKETEKSEPSPSREPPTVGAILDLEQYQDEVQLQDATPSSLKALLESSKNGVVLFTYPKASTPGCTRQACMFRDGYDRLSSTGLSIYGLSSDSPSANTKFKEKQKLPYPLICDPSAKLIGAIGLKKQPKGTIRGVFAIDKAGKVLLNKAGGPEATVNLVEKLVAGNLDSN; via the exons ATGCCAATGGAACTCAGAAAGCGAAAGGCTCCCGCGGAGCCCAAAGACGCGCGTGCCACCAAGAAGAAGGCTGATACCAAAGCCTCAGCGCCCAAGGCGAGAGAATCAAAGGCCAAAGCGAAAGAAACGGAAAAGAGCGAGCCATCGCCAAGCCGTGAGCCTCCAACTGTGGGGGCTATTCTCGATCTAGAGCAATATCAAGACGAAGTCCAGCTTCAAGATGCTACCCCCTCTTCTCTGAAGGCGCTCCTAGAGTCAAGCAAAAATGGCGTGGTGCTCTTTACGTATCCTAAAGCCTCTACTCCTGGAT GCACGAGACAAGCGTGCATGTTCCGCGATGGTTACGACCGCCTTTCCTCAACTGGCTTGTCGATCTACGGCTTATCCTCCGACAGCCCGAGCGCCAACACCAAATTCAAGGAGAAACAGAAGCTCCCTTATCCATTGATCTGTGATCCGTCAGCGAAGCTGATTGGTGCCATCGGCCTGAAGAAGCAGCCCAAGGGAACAATTCGTGGAGTGTTTGCTATCGACAAGGCCGGGAAAGTGCTCCTCAACAAAGCCGGAGGCCCTGAAGCTACCGTCAATCTCGTTGAAAAATTAGTGGCTGGGAACTTGGATTCTAATTGA
- a CDS encoding uncharacterized protein (EggNog:ENOG410Q0CY~COG:K) yields MATRKRRSAQNEISPGDSNSDEGHQRKKVKPATARPPTTTQEPNTDSNGDPYWEISRQRRVTVSTFKGRTMINVREYYEKDGQDLPGKKGISMTLEQFNALVSLLPGIEDVVRQKGGVIERPKYGDSGEETDEDMQVEKAETAKKIKISPEKNIEATSEESEGEN; encoded by the exons ATGGCCACTAGAAAACGCAGGTCCGCCCAGAACGAAATCTCGCCTGGCGACAGCAATAGCGACGAGGGTCACCAGAGGAAGAAAGTAAAACCTGCTACTGCACGGCCGCCGACCACCACACAGGAACCCAATACCGATTCAAATGGCGACCCGTACTGGGAGATTTCACGTCAACGACGCGTCACTGTTTCGACTTTCAAAGGTAGGACAATGATCAATGTGCGGGAATACTATGAAAAGGATGGGCAGGATTTACCCGGTAAAAAG GGAATTTCTATGACCTTGGAACAGTTCAATGCCCTCGTCAGTTTGCTGCCCGGCATTGAGGATGTTGTTAGACAGAAAGGCGGTGTCATTGAAAGACCGAAATACGGCGACAGCGGGGAAGAAACCGACGAGGACATGCAGGTGGAGAAGGCAGAGACGGCtaaaaagatcaagatcTCACCCGAGAAAAACATTGAAGCAACAAGTGAGGAGAGTGAGGGAGAAAACTGA